Proteins from a genomic interval of Desulfofustis limnaeus:
- a CDS encoding transglutaminase-like cysteine peptidase translates to MLLCKEHPAPRYPVIVLVLFFLFSNACSIFPVQARDPYALDPKLLDNAEKKFGQSAKKRLLAWQELMQHNDHQNDLALLNEVNSFFNAMAFVADIDHWQQKDYWATPVEFLASNGGDCEDFSLAKYFTLKKMGIAESKLNLTYVTSLVLKQAHMVVTYYESPGAEPLVLDNLVKEIKPASQRSDLLPVYSFNGTGLWLAKARGRGQLVGDSTNLKRWQDLMKRMPEGFAEDSL, encoded by the coding sequence TTGCTTCTTTGCAAAGAACACCCTGCACCACGCTACCCCGTCATAGTGCTGGTACTGTTCTTTCTCTTTTCAAACGCTTGTTCAATCTTTCCCGTTCAAGCTCGCGACCCCTACGCGCTTGATCCGAAACTTCTTGACAATGCTGAAAAAAAATTCGGACAATCAGCAAAGAAACGACTCCTTGCCTGGCAGGAATTGATGCAACACAACGACCACCAAAACGACCTGGCTCTCCTGAATGAGGTCAACAGCTTTTTTAACGCGATGGCGTTTGTAGCAGACATCGACCATTGGCAACAAAAAGACTACTGGGCAACTCCAGTCGAATTTTTGGCAAGCAACGGGGGCGATTGCGAAGATTTTTCCTTGGCAAAATATTTCACTCTGAAGAAAATGGGAATTGCAGAAAGCAAACTCAATCTGACCTACGTCACTTCGCTGGTTCTCAAGCAAGCACATATGGTGGTTACCTATTACGAATCACCAGGAGCGGAACCGCTGGTCCTCGACAATCTGGTCAAGGAGATCAAACCGGCCTCGCAACGGTCCGACCTGTTGCCGGTTTACAGCTTCAACGGCACCGGACTCTGGCTTGCGAAGGCACGGGGAAGGGGACAGCTGGTAGGAGACAGTACCAATCTGAAACGATGGCAGGACCTCATGAAGCGTATGCCGGAAGGTTTTGCCGAGGACAGTTTATGA
- a CDS encoding bifunctional diguanylate cyclase/phosphodiesterase, with protein sequence MTLYRQLLISTLSFTFILFIGVWVDKLYSTRTFLMNQLTSHAQDTATSLGLSLSPFVARGDLATTETMINAIFDRGYYRLIRLTDINNEVLSQRESAVVIDTVPGWFIDKIALATPGAEALLMDGWKKAGTVYVESHPGYAYQALWRTVKTVSLYFLLTGILILAIGGIGIHLLLRPLHRVERQAEAICRREYEIQQQLPCTRELRQVVVSMNKMTTKVKEMFEEQAASAERLRESVFVDVLTGLGNRRYLVAQVNVAMNEKTKPVKGGFQLIQIHDLQLINEGKGYDAGDAIIKRAAEIIGQHADSWPGAITVRLNGGDFALLLPDIDADGNEHIAGAIATHLTQLATEQLAVSEHVCNIGVLSYTRPATLEELLAQSDAALAVARHTGPNQWRRATAATDTLPTQSYGHAWQKETLERSMSEGSLIIYTQRVASLTNRQETLHLEIFSRIALSQEEEIHAEAFVPMAARSTLITKLDRYVTERLLNFPPVAPYNLAINLAARSLLDKEFIKSILSRLASWPPGAPRIFFEFSEYRALQYRTELDEFSRLIKAAGHDLGLDHFGRSFSNFGYLKTVRPHYVKIDPVFIRELASGDKDSYFFISALKGVVHSLDIQLIAEEVETEEQYTLLQEIGIDGVGGFFIEHPQRLARSA encoded by the coding sequence ATGACCCTTTATCGTCAGCTGCTCATATCTACCCTCTCTTTCACCTTTATCCTCTTTATCGGGGTCTGGGTCGATAAGCTGTACAGTACGCGTACCTTTCTGATGAACCAGCTGACCTCTCACGCCCAGGATACGGCAACCTCGCTCGGCTTGTCCCTGTCACCATTTGTCGCCCGGGGAGACCTGGCCACCACCGAAACCATGATCAACGCCATTTTTGATCGTGGCTATTATCGCCTGATCCGCCTCACCGACATCAACAACGAAGTCTTATCTCAACGAGAATCAGCGGTCGTCATCGATACGGTTCCCGGCTGGTTTATCGACAAGATAGCACTGGCTACCCCAGGCGCTGAAGCTTTGCTCATGGACGGCTGGAAAAAGGCTGGAACCGTCTATGTGGAAAGCCACCCCGGGTACGCCTATCAGGCCCTCTGGCGCACCGTCAAAACGGTTAGTCTCTATTTTTTGTTGACCGGTATTCTCATCCTCGCCATTGGCGGCATCGGCATCCACCTCCTGCTGCGACCGCTGCATCGAGTAGAGAGGCAGGCGGAGGCCATTTGCCGACGGGAATACGAGATTCAACAGCAGCTCCCCTGCACCCGGGAATTACGGCAGGTCGTCGTTTCCATGAACAAAATGACGACCAAGGTCAAGGAAATGTTCGAAGAACAAGCAGCTTCGGCAGAGCGCCTCAGAGAAAGTGTTTTTGTCGACGTGTTGACCGGGTTGGGCAACCGTCGTTACCTGGTGGCACAGGTCAATGTGGCCATGAATGAGAAGACGAAACCGGTCAAAGGCGGGTTTCAGCTCATCCAGATACACGACCTGCAGCTGATTAATGAGGGAAAGGGGTATGATGCCGGCGACGCCATTATCAAAAGAGCCGCCGAGATTATCGGGCAACATGCCGATTCATGGCCGGGAGCCATTACCGTTCGCTTGAATGGTGGAGATTTTGCCCTGCTGCTGCCCGATATCGACGCTGACGGCAACGAGCATATCGCTGGAGCTATCGCAACTCACTTAACGCAACTGGCCACGGAACAACTCGCCGTTTCCGAGCATGTCTGCAACATCGGGGTGTTGTCCTATACTCGTCCGGCCACGCTGGAGGAGCTGCTGGCGCAAAGTGATGCTGCCCTTGCCGTGGCCCGCCACACCGGACCCAACCAGTGGCGCCGGGCCACAGCCGCAACGGACACCCTACCGACACAGAGCTACGGCCACGCGTGGCAGAAAGAAACGCTCGAGCGGTCCATGTCCGAAGGAAGCCTGATCATCTATACCCAGCGGGTTGCCAGCTTAACCAACCGGCAGGAAACACTACACTTGGAGATCTTCTCTCGAATCGCACTGAGCCAGGAAGAAGAGATACACGCCGAAGCGTTCGTGCCGATGGCGGCCCGCTCCACCTTAATCACCAAACTCGACCGCTACGTAACCGAGCGATTGCTTAACTTTCCACCAGTTGCACCGTACAACCTGGCAATCAATCTTGCGGCACGTTCTCTTTTGGACAAGGAATTCATCAAGAGCATCCTCTCCCGACTTGCGTCATGGCCACCTGGAGCTCCGCGGATTTTCTTCGAATTTTCCGAATATCGGGCCCTGCAGTATAGAACCGAGCTGGATGAGTTTTCCCGTCTGATCAAAGCCGCCGGGCACGACCTCGGACTTGACCATTTTGGGAGAAGTTTCAGCAACTTTGGTTACTTGAAGACGGTTCGGCCACACTACGTGAAAATCGACCCGGTCTTCATCCGTGAACTGGCGTCGGGAGATAAAGACAGCTACTTTTTCATCAGTGCCCTCAAGGGCGTCGTTCACAGCCTGGACATTCAGCTCATCGCCGAAGAGGTTGAGACTGAAGAGCAGTACACGCTGCTGCAGGAGATAGGCATAGACGGCGTCGGCGGGTTTTTCATCGAACACCCGCAACGCCTTGCCCGCTCAGCCTGA
- a CDS encoding SulP family inorganic anion transporter has product MKTNYSLQTFKGDFFGGLTAGIVALPLALAFGVSSGFGPVAGLYGAIAVGLFAALFGGTSTQISGPTGPMTVIFAAALVSFPDNAPAVLGVVFLAGLFQIVMGYLKIGVFVRYIPYPVISGFMSGIGVIIILLQLHPMLGAPGVGSPLEAVLTLPQSLSTFSTASLFLTFFTMAVVFFTPPKISRSIPSPLLALVGGTIIALVLKLPVETIGHIPSGLPEISLPWFPIELLPKIVPMALALSVLGAIDALLTSVVADSLTKTRHNSNKELLGQGLGNIAASLIGGLPGAGATMRTVVNIKAGGTTRASGIVHSLFLLAILLGLGRLAAHIPLPVLAGILMKVGIDILDYRLLRMVKRIPRQDLTVMLTVFAITVFIDLIVAVGVGITLASLMITYRISRQADIEVTSVLSEEWHQDLEKSLEEETDHGIRTLSISGAFFFGTTAKMQEQISKLIGTKVVIINCFNVPFMDLSGYYALSEMIDRLKAEKIKPIVVVPEGIGIRRQMMEMGYGDLLGPDGIHTDFNDALHLAWEYLEDR; this is encoded by the coding sequence ATGAAGACAAACTACTCTTTGCAGACCTTCAAAGGGGATTTTTTCGGCGGTTTGACCGCAGGTATCGTTGCCCTGCCCCTGGCCCTGGCCTTTGGCGTCTCCAGCGGCTTCGGCCCGGTAGCGGGTCTTTATGGAGCCATCGCTGTCGGCCTGTTTGCGGCGCTGTTCGGCGGCACTTCGACGCAAATATCCGGTCCGACCGGTCCCATGACGGTAATCTTTGCCGCCGCTCTTGTCTCCTTCCCCGATAACGCGCCAGCCGTGCTCGGTGTCGTCTTTCTTGCCGGCCTGTTCCAGATCGTCATGGGATACTTGAAAATAGGGGTGTTCGTCCGCTACATCCCGTACCCCGTGATATCCGGGTTCATGAGCGGCATCGGGGTCATAATCATACTGCTCCAGCTCCATCCGATGCTTGGCGCACCCGGGGTGGGATCGCCGCTGGAGGCCGTTCTCACGCTGCCACAGTCCTTATCGACGTTTAGCACGGCAAGCCTGTTTCTGACCTTTTTCACCATGGCGGTGGTTTTCTTTACACCGCCCAAAATCAGCAGGTCCATTCCCTCCCCACTGCTTGCACTGGTGGGAGGGACGATTATTGCCCTGGTCCTGAAGCTGCCGGTCGAAACAATCGGCCACATCCCTTCGGGACTGCCAGAGATCTCCTTGCCGTGGTTTCCAATTGAGCTCTTACCCAAAATCGTCCCCATGGCCCTAGCCCTCAGTGTTCTCGGGGCTATCGACGCCCTGCTCACCTCCGTGGTGGCCGACTCGCTTACCAAGACGAGGCACAATTCCAACAAAGAGCTGCTGGGACAAGGACTCGGCAATATCGCCGCCTCGCTGATCGGTGGCCTTCCCGGGGCCGGGGCCACCATGCGTACCGTCGTCAATATCAAGGCCGGCGGAACCACTCGGGCTTCCGGTATCGTTCACTCCCTGTTCCTGCTCGCCATCCTTCTGGGACTGGGTCGCCTCGCCGCTCATATCCCGCTGCCGGTACTGGCGGGCATCCTCATGAAAGTGGGCATCGACATCCTCGACTATCGCCTGCTGCGCATGGTGAAGCGGATCCCCAGGCAGGATCTGACTGTCATGCTCACCGTCTTTGCCATCACCGTCTTTATCGATCTTATCGTCGCGGTGGGGGTCGGCATAACCCTCGCCTCGTTGATGATCACCTATCGAATCTCTCGGCAGGCCGACATTGAGGTGACAAGCGTCCTTTCGGAAGAATGGCATCAGGACCTGGAAAAGAGCCTGGAAGAAGAAACCGATCACGGCATTCGCACCCTGTCCATATCCGGGGCGTTCTTTTTCGGGACCACCGCCAAGATGCAGGAGCAGATCAGTAAACTCATCGGCACCAAGGTGGTCATCATCAACTGCTTCAACGTCCCCTTCATGGATCTCTCGGGCTACTATGCCCTCAGCGAGATGATCGACCGACTCAAAGCGGAAAAAATCAAGCCGATCGTAGTGGTCCCTGAGGGAATCGGCATTCGCCGGCAAATGATGGAAATGGGCTATGGTGACCTACTCGGCCCGGACGGCATCCATACCGACTTCAACGACGCGCTCCATCTGGCCTGGGAATACCTGGAAGATCGCTGA
- a CDS encoding transferase produces MNELQKLYDRIIQRVNINLRELDFDAEPYSSGLIVPEQMSKFYAFYGITTGHPLSLRFQNSGLAGSYFLGKCQVSNSLLYKSDIRGDELKRAGDSFTFQGHKITMSKDETVDISDSALVKTLVHNYSHDPETTEVFFIRDTLAMDYANIHGAPTDGAFIGPFATVDLTTVRDCVIGTYCYIQASEISHMRIAPGTLWVHSPGNFNFYYRHDLALLRNYISVVPGDLPHGYLIDFIEEHEDAFQRLFDAVNLETMVSVPKTASLDRYAVVLPKTKIADNVLVAQRAYLSNSTLGKGANAQENCYIINSTLEGCNVTAHGAKIIEADLESGVFVGFNSFLKGKPKARIHVGKDCVVMPHTIIDSDAPLRIPEAHLVWGLIRDSDDLRENSISLEELQKQKKGFSKGRLHFEGNGKLFVLTFKIRIHHILQANGAFYDGRKYMGHAQRNQRLSLNTIQPFQFGEMEGLYPNISIEL; encoded by the coding sequence ATGAACGAATTACAAAAGCTCTATGACAGGATTATTCAGCGGGTCAATATCAATCTCCGCGAGCTGGACTTCGATGCGGAGCCTTATTCCTCAGGCCTCATCGTGCCGGAACAGATGAGCAAATTCTACGCTTTTTATGGGATTACGACCGGGCATCCGTTGAGCTTGAGATTTCAGAATTCAGGCCTGGCCGGCAGTTATTTCCTCGGTAAATGCCAGGTCTCCAATTCATTGCTTTACAAGTCAGATATCCGCGGTGACGAACTGAAACGGGCGGGTGATTCCTTTACATTTCAGGGGCACAAAATCACCATGAGCAAGGATGAGACGGTCGATATTTCCGACAGTGCCTTGGTTAAGACACTCGTGCACAATTATTCTCACGATCCCGAAACAACCGAAGTATTCTTCATCAGGGATACCCTGGCCATGGATTATGCCAACATCCATGGTGCCCCCACCGACGGCGCCTTCATCGGTCCGTTCGCCACCGTTGACCTGACCACGGTGCGAGATTGTGTCATCGGCACCTATTGCTATATCCAGGCCAGCGAGATCAGCCACATGAGAATCGCTCCCGGCACCCTGTGGGTGCACAGCCCCGGAAATTTCAATTTTTACTACCGTCACGATCTGGCTTTGCTGCGCAACTATATCAGCGTCGTGCCCGGTGATCTGCCGCACGGGTACCTCATCGATTTTATAGAAGAGCACGAAGACGCCTTTCAACGGCTGTTCGATGCGGTCAATCTCGAAACGATGGTGTCGGTGCCGAAAACGGCATCTCTCGATCGGTATGCCGTCGTCTTGCCGAAAACAAAAATTGCTGACAATGTCCTGGTGGCACAGCGAGCGTACCTGAGCAATTCCACCTTGGGCAAGGGTGCCAATGCCCAGGAGAATTGCTATATCATCAACTCCACGCTCGAGGGATGCAACGTAACCGCACATGGTGCAAAAATCATTGAGGCGGACCTGGAAAGTGGTGTTTTCGTCGGCTTCAACAGTTTCCTGAAGGGAAAACCGAAAGCCCGTATCCATGTGGGCAAGGACTGTGTGGTCATGCCGCATACCATCATCGACAGCGATGCCCCGCTGCGGATACCCGAGGCCCACTTGGTCTGGGGGTTGATCCGCGACTCGGACGATTTACGGGAAAACAGCATTTCCCTCGAAGAGCTGCAGAAACAGAAGAAGGGCTTCAGCAAAGGTCGGTTGCATTTCGAAGGGAACGGCAAGCTGTTTGTCCTGACCTTCAAGATTCGAATCCACCATATCCTCCAGGCAAATGGAGCTTTTTACGACGGCCGGAAATACATGGGTCATGCACAGCGAAACCAGAGACTGTCGCTGAACACGATCCAGCCCTTCCAGTTCGGAGAGATGGAGGGTCTCTATCCGAACATCTCCATTGAATTGTAG
- a CDS encoding CBS domain-containing protein, translated as MVPIEEYATVRVGASLLDAVNALEKAQEAYTASKYQHRAILVLDSRKKVVGKIGQLRILKAVEASDDFDDEWETLKKYGFSDGYIASRKEQNRVKNPILGKASLLEAAAKRVEDFMQKPTPGEFVSEDCSLDVAIHKLVSGTHLSLLVTRKDRIVGILKMADVFGAVFHEMRKACLDEKR; from the coding sequence ATGGTGCCGATTGAAGAATATGCCACTGTCAGGGTTGGTGCGTCCCTGCTCGACGCTGTCAATGCTTTGGAGAAGGCGCAGGAGGCATATACCGCCAGCAAGTATCAGCATCGGGCGATCCTTGTTCTGGACAGCCGGAAAAAAGTGGTGGGCAAAATCGGCCAGTTGCGAATACTCAAGGCGGTGGAAGCAAGTGATGACTTTGATGACGAGTGGGAGACATTGAAAAAGTATGGATTTTCCGATGGGTATATCGCCAGTCGAAAAGAGCAAAATCGTGTAAAAAATCCTATTCTCGGCAAGGCCTCTCTCCTTGAGGCGGCGGCGAAGCGGGTGGAAGATTTCATGCAGAAACCGACACCGGGGGAATTCGTCTCGGAAGACTGTTCGCTCGATGTCGCCATTCACAAGCTGGTATCGGGAACCCACCTCTCTCTTCTGGTGACCAGAAAGGACCGGATTGTTGGAATTTTGAAAATGGCTGATGTGTTCGGCGCCGTCTTTCATGAGATGCGCAAGGCGTGCCTGGACGAAAAGCGCTGA
- a CDS encoding cobalamin-independent methionine synthase II family protein: MAQENCFLTTQVGSWPRSRHLLKMLRGYQKGAVSRADFTAVAEDEIRRTVYLQEQAGLDILVDGEHRRESFYAFVTEKIAGTQLMSLADMLDYVEDKAEFEEMLRTMDMPASAVKNPTCVGKLSRREPLALEDFHFLRSLTRKPIKITLPGPYLLTRSMWVTALTRKAYWNHKKMANDIVRILREELIDLRDAGCDFVQFDEPVLTEVVMSEECDRRTFMUATLATRRDAGKELQFAADLINRITKGVDGVRIGVHVCRGNWSKQEEVLLHGDYARLLPALEPMKIDQFVLEYATPRAGDIDVVGRKLADRELGLGVVNPRTDTVEPVEMIVAKAEKALDYYRPEQLFLNTDCGFGCFAGRSVNVEDVACQKLCAIVAAAKDLRRKYC, from the coding sequence ATGGCTCAAGAAAACTGTTTTCTCACAACGCAAGTCGGGTCCTGGCCGCGCTCCCGGCATCTGTTGAAGATGCTGCGCGGCTACCAGAAAGGGGCGGTTTCCCGCGCCGATTTCACCGCGGTCGCCGAGGATGAGATCCGCCGCACCGTTTATCTGCAGGAACAGGCCGGGCTCGATATCCTTGTGGATGGTGAGCATCGACGTGAGAGTTTCTACGCTTTCGTCACCGAAAAAATAGCCGGCACACAATTGATGTCGCTCGCCGACATGCTCGATTACGTGGAAGATAAGGCGGAGTTCGAAGAGATGCTGCGCACCATGGATATGCCCGCTTCGGCGGTAAAAAATCCAACGTGCGTCGGCAAACTCTCCCGACGTGAACCCCTGGCGCTGGAAGACTTCCATTTTCTGCGCAGCCTGACGAGAAAACCGATCAAGATCACGTTGCCCGGCCCTTACCTGCTCACCCGTTCCATGTGGGTCACGGCGCTCACCCGCAAGGCCTATTGGAATCACAAAAAGATGGCCAATGATATCGTCAGGATTTTGCGTGAGGAGTTGATTGATCTGCGTGACGCCGGATGTGACTTTGTCCAGTTCGACGAACCGGTTCTCACCGAGGTGGTCATGTCCGAGGAGTGCGATCGGCGCACGTTCATGTGAGCGACACTGGCAACCCGCCGGGACGCGGGTAAGGAACTCCAATTTGCCGCCGATCTGATCAATCGTATCACCAAAGGGGTGGACGGGGTGAGGATCGGGGTGCATGTCTGCCGGGGTAACTGGTCAAAACAGGAAGAGGTGTTGCTGCATGGCGATTATGCCCGATTGCTGCCTGCCCTCGAGCCCATGAAAATCGATCAATTTGTCCTGGAATACGCAACGCCTCGCGCCGGCGACATCGACGTGGTCGGTAGAAAACTCGCTGACCGAGAATTAGGATTGGGCGTGGTCAACCCGCGCACCGATACGGTGGAGCCGGTGGAGATGATCGTTGCCAAGGCGGAAAAGGCGCTCGACTATTATCGGCCGGAACAGCTCTTTCTCAACACCGATTGTGGTTTTGGCTGTTTTGCCGGCCGCTCGGTAAACGTCGAAGACGTGGCTTGCCAAAAACTCTGTGCCATCGTCGCTGCGGCCAAGGATCTGCGGCGAAAATATTGCTGA
- a CDS encoding sulfurtransferase TusA family protein, whose protein sequence is MDHDVATITPDNMFDGGDLDCGSGLILLIRDAMRQVPEGGVLEMRSREPTVADDLPPWCRMSGHEYLGKLPGEGSTRYFVRKGSGAAEQEAVLEQDKQEAKNYQWRLRARATGHLKSTIYARNFSFDVGQAASFEEKDAYPSALEYLFGALAGSLTTGFASECARANLEVDDIEVSLSGSLSNVLAHLGLEEGDPSVRMVEIKCFASSFDDEEQVRAAWQRTLERSPVYATLIRAVDLQAKLIIV, encoded by the coding sequence ATGGATCACGATGTCGCGACCATTACTCCCGACAACATGTTTGACGGCGGCGATCTGGATTGCGGTTCCGGGCTTATCCTGCTGATCCGCGATGCCATGCGTCAGGTCCCGGAAGGCGGAGTCCTGGAGATGCGCAGTCGCGAACCGACCGTGGCTGATGATTTGCCGCCTTGGTGCCGGATGTCCGGTCACGAATATCTGGGAAAGCTTCCCGGCGAAGGCTCTACTCGCTATTTCGTGAGGAAGGGCAGTGGCGCTGCAGAGCAAGAAGCGGTCCTGGAGCAGGATAAGCAAGAGGCGAAAAATTACCAGTGGCGCTTGCGGGCCAGGGCGACCGGTCATCTCAAATCGACCATCTACGCGCGTAACTTTTCCTTTGATGTCGGTCAGGCGGCAAGCTTTGAGGAAAAAGACGCTTATCCTTCGGCCCTGGAATACCTGTTCGGAGCCTTGGCCGGTTCACTCACTACCGGTTTTGCCAGTGAGTGTGCCCGAGCCAACCTCGAAGTCGACGATATTGAAGTCTCTTTGAGTGGCTCACTGAGCAATGTCCTGGCCCACCTTGGCCTTGAGGAGGGAGACCCTTCGGTCAGGATGGTGGAGATAAAGTGCTTTGCCTCCTCCTTCGATGATGAAGAGCAGGTGAGAGCTGCCTGGCAACGAACCCTCGAACGGTCGCCGGTGTATGCGACTCTCATCCGAGCGGTAGACCTCCAGGCCAAACTGATCATCGTGTAA
- a CDS encoding DsrE family protein, with product MSKTFCVSITHCKTDGDKATLGFVVANAAQGSEKETMVFLSSDGVYCAVPEEMAKINEGGPFAPLKDLVEKFIKAGGKIYVCTPCMKKRDISESALVAGATPAGGAALVEWLANGSPCVSY from the coding sequence ATGTCAAAAACTTTTTGTGTGAGCATTACCCATTGCAAAACCGACGGAGACAAGGCGACCTTGGGCTTCGTGGTTGCCAACGCCGCCCAGGGCAGCGAGAAAGAGACCATGGTCTTCCTCAGCTCCGACGGTGTTTACTGTGCCGTGCCGGAAGAGATGGCCAAGATCAACGAGGGTGGCCCTTTTGCGCCACTCAAAGATCTGGTGGAAAAATTCATCAAGGCCGGCGGAAAAATCTATGTATGTACGCCCTGCATGAAAAAACGCGATATCTCTGAGTCGGCGTTGGTTGCCGGTGCTACCCCCGCCGGGGGAGCCGCCCTTGTTGAGTGGCTGGCCAACGGTTCTCCCTGTGTCAGTTATTAA
- a CDS encoding sulfurtransferase TusA family protein — MTSDLPSWQFDDEFDGGEETCGRVIVNLYLYIRDQKPGRRVLVISRDPGAPVELPAWCRMTRNQLTAKQHPYYLITLKPELIKE; from the coding sequence ATGACCAGCGATTTACCTTCTTGGCAATTTGATGATGAATTTGACGGCGGCGAAGAGACCTGCGGCCGGGTCATCGTCAATCTTTACCTCTATATTCGAGATCAGAAGCCTGGTCGGCGCGTTTTGGTTATTTCCCGGGATCCCGGGGCGCCGGTCGAACTGCCCGCCTGGTGCCGGATGACCAGAAATCAATTGACCGCCAAGCAGCACCCTTATTATCTCATCACCCTCAAACCCGAACTGATCAAGGAGTGA
- a CDS encoding glycosyltransferase family 4 protein, which produces MNILHIISQHPESTGSGFYLQNILRQAATAGHRNLLVAGLSGDHTPHLEGVELRDCRFVRFSHRDLDFTIPGMSDVMPYPSSLFRNLSGQRLDQYRRAFAAAMKDIAGAARIDIVHSHHLWLVTAVARTTLPALPLVVSCHSTDLRQYVLCPHLQELVQRGCRDVDHVLALDQDQADRIRTLYDIPPGRITIVGAGYDEHIFYSAEKPAPPPVHLLYAGKLSYAKGVDWLLRVFCGLLGHNLHLNLAGSGYGEEATRCLELADALQRRVTIHGVLSQHELAQLMRRSHVFVLPSFYEGRPLVLLEALACGCRLVTTDLHGCRALLADVPNDLVGYVELPPRQTIDRPNRTDWPELDTRLTTVLRRMIERVGMSPNTTPEQVESIIARWTWTTIFSTIEDVYRQKVQRRRES; this is translated from the coding sequence ATGAATATCCTTCATATTATCAGCCAGCATCCGGAAAGCACCGGCAGTGGCTTTTATCTTCAAAACATTTTACGGCAGGCAGCCACGGCAGGACATCGCAATCTGCTGGTGGCCGGCCTCAGCGGGGATCACACGCCGCACCTGGAGGGAGTCGAACTGCGGGACTGCCGTTTCGTCCGTTTTTCCCATCGCGATCTGGACTTCACCATCCCCGGGATGAGCGATGTCATGCCGTATCCAAGCTCCCTTTTTCGCAACCTCTCAGGGCAGAGGCTCGACCAATACCGGCGGGCGTTTGCCGCGGCCATGAAGGATATCGCCGGGGCGGCCCGCATCGATATCGTGCACAGCCATCATCTCTGGCTGGTTACCGCCGTTGCCAGAACTACCCTGCCCGCTCTGCCGCTCGTCGTCTCTTGCCACTCCACCGACCTGCGCCAGTATGTGCTCTGCCCCCACCTGCAAGAGCTCGTTCAACGCGGCTGCCGGGACGTCGACCATGTCCTGGCTCTCGATCAGGATCAGGCCGATCGAATCCGAACTCTGTACGACATTCCCCCAGGTCGCATCACCATCGTCGGCGCCGGCTATGACGAGCACATCTTTTACTCTGCTGAAAAACCGGCCCCTCCACCCGTTCACCTTTTGTATGCCGGGAAATTGAGCTACGCCAAAGGGGTCGACTGGCTGTTACGGGTCTTTTGCGGTTTGCTCGGTCACAACCTTCACCTGAACCTGGCTGGCTCAGGTTATGGCGAGGAGGCGACACGGTGCCTTGAACTTGCTGACGCTCTGCAGCGTCGAGTGACTATCCATGGCGTACTGAGCCAGCATGAGCTGGCCCAGTTGATGCGGCGAAGCCACGTGTTCGTTCTCCCTTCGTTCTACGAAGGAAGACCTCTGGTATTGCTGGAAGCACTGGCGTGCGGCTGCCGTCTGGTGACCACCGATCTGCACGGTTGCCGTGCACTGCTGGCGGACGTACCAAACGATCTGGTCGGCTATGTCGAGCTGCCGCCACGGCAAACTATTGATCGGCCAAACAGGACTGACTGGCCAGAGCTTGATACTCGTTTAACGACAGTCCTCAGGCGGATGATTGAACGTGTCGGCATGTCACCGAATACAACTCCTGAACAGGTCGAGTCGATAATCGCTCGGTGGACGTGGACAACGATATTTTCGACTATTGAAGACGTGTACCGGCAGAAGGTGCAGCGACGCCGTGAAAGCTGA